One window of the Posidoniimonas polymericola genome contains the following:
- a CDS encoding SHD1 domain-containing protein, which yields MLAAHATAADQTLLVAPDDAPRYQLGGVRVEPGRFGRDEIVIGYTRTREGDVGVSLAGRSKEGAISIMGISPRRDEVSGEFRLNQMFGGRGGALDYEFYLVSSASWAGENFGQCLVSNTVSIGSPGGSVRTRQWTAEERAAYEKHQLGKEPPASLPSGYQAVERGTTLVPGMPIKVGYYGDWKDAEYINDVNEVLVNFRFHDERLLNQKTRTGWVAVDPEVLKQTRQNLSQFAPSVSVLPGGRVPLEEGMAPLPKGTELLVGTPLYYARGNEWREAYVLNADSSGVKVRYEGLSSAFDRQNDWSEYAIRKETLTRLSEPGAAEEFAANIPSERKSSSDAFPSGESVRAGVARAAAKRFKEYKVSIDVPERAQFVPDDLTIEEGTPLAGCWARKWNPITAISENDDGTVNVHWDDYSDAWDCSMSRDQLIIQDKTVRKLRRKYGEKSGPASSGRVSEVVSASELTKTLRTWADASGQHKIEARFVSRTADKVTIKTDAGREISLAIDKLSEVDQELLSKVKPAAAVANPFE from the coding sequence ATGCTGGCGGCTCACGCCACCGCGGCCGACCAGACGCTGCTGGTCGCCCCGGACGACGCCCCACGCTACCAACTCGGGGGCGTGCGGGTTGAGCCAGGCCGGTTTGGCCGCGATGAGATCGTCATCGGCTACACACGCACCCGCGAGGGTGACGTCGGGGTCTCGCTCGCTGGCCGCTCCAAGGAGGGCGCGATTTCGATCATGGGGATCTCGCCCCGCAGGGACGAGGTCTCCGGCGAGTTCCGCCTGAACCAGATGTTCGGCGGCCGCGGCGGGGCGCTCGACTACGAGTTCTATCTTGTTTCCTCTGCAAGCTGGGCCGGCGAGAACTTCGGCCAGTGCCTTGTCTCCAACACGGTGTCGATCGGTTCGCCCGGCGGCAGCGTCCGCACCCGGCAGTGGACGGCCGAGGAACGGGCCGCGTACGAGAAGCATCAGCTAGGGAAAGAGCCCCCCGCATCGCTGCCGAGCGGCTACCAGGCGGTCGAGCGAGGGACGACCCTGGTCCCCGGCATGCCGATCAAGGTCGGCTACTACGGCGACTGGAAGGACGCCGAATACATCAACGATGTGAACGAGGTGCTCGTGAACTTCCGCTTCCATGACGAGAGGCTTCTCAATCAGAAGACCCGTACCGGTTGGGTCGCCGTCGACCCCGAGGTGCTGAAGCAGACCCGCCAGAACCTGAGCCAATTCGCGCCCAGCGTGTCGGTGCTGCCCGGCGGCCGGGTGCCGCTGGAGGAGGGTATGGCGCCGCTGCCTAAGGGGACCGAGCTGCTCGTGGGCACGCCGCTCTACTACGCCCGCGGCAACGAGTGGCGCGAAGCCTATGTACTCAACGCTGACAGCAGCGGCGTGAAGGTGCGTTACGAGGGGCTCTCTTCGGCCTTCGACCGGCAGAACGACTGGAGCGAGTACGCGATCCGCAAGGAGACCCTCACCCGGCTCTCCGAGCCCGGCGCCGCGGAGGAGTTCGCCGCCAACATCCCGTCCGAACGCAAGAGCTCCTCGGACGCCTTCCCGAGTGGCGAGTCGGTCCGCGCCGGCGTGGCCCGCGCCGCCGCCAAGCGGTTCAAGGAGTACAAGGTGTCGATCGACGTTCCCGAGCGGGCCCAGTTTGTACCCGACGACCTGACCATCGAAGAGGGAACCCCGCTGGCGGGATGCTGGGCGCGGAAGTGGAATCCGATCACCGCCATCTCCGAGAACGACGACGGCACCGTCAACGTCCACTGGGACGACTACTCCGACGCCTGGGACTGCAGCATGAGCCGCGACCAGCTGATCATCCAGGACAAGACCGTCCGCAAGCTGCGGCGCAAGTACGGCGAGAAGAGCGGACCGGCGTCGTCGGGCCGCGTCTCGGAAGTGGTGTCGGCAAGCGAGCTCACCAAGACCCTCCGCACTTGGGCCGACGCCTCGGGCCAGCACAAGATCGAGGCCCGCTTCGTCAGCCGCACGGCCGACAAGGTGACCATCAAGACCGACGCCGGGCGGGAGATCAGCCTGGCGATCGACAAGCTGAGCGAAGTCGACCAAGAGCTCTTGAGCAAGGTCAAGCCGGCCGCGGCGGTGGCGAACCCGTTCGAGTGA
- a CDS encoding phosphohydrolase → MIERPELEGSPFDPKKYGTTAKKLDGQLLAECAPGWVGFLQEFLVDAELLAMQKWANSVAVKRLRHNDHGPVHMRIAALHSLRIMHKLIEGGVEPSVVQEGYGERMHAEVALVLGALMHDVGMGVTRQKHEWHSAAMADRMFDRYLPKLFPDDIASQVMVRTLAREIIIGHMGNEKVYSVEAGALLVADGTDMTSGRSRLVGMLHKDPAVGDMHKISADACKEVRIEQGENKPVAISILMDDYAGIFQVEQVLMPKVDASPIKGYLEINVRVTDEPERRYLR, encoded by the coding sequence ATGATCGAACGCCCAGAACTCGAGGGTTCGCCGTTCGACCCGAAGAAGTACGGCACAACCGCCAAGAAGCTCGACGGGCAGCTGCTCGCCGAGTGCGCGCCCGGCTGGGTCGGTTTCCTGCAGGAGTTCCTCGTCGACGCGGAGCTGCTGGCGATGCAGAAGTGGGCCAACTCGGTCGCCGTCAAACGTCTGCGGCACAACGACCACGGCCCGGTGCACATGCGAATCGCGGCGCTGCACAGCCTGCGGATCATGCACAAGCTGATCGAAGGGGGCGTCGAGCCGTCGGTCGTGCAGGAGGGCTACGGCGAGCGCATGCACGCCGAGGTCGCCCTGGTCCTCGGGGCCCTGATGCACGACGTCGGGATGGGCGTGACGCGGCAGAAGCACGAGTGGCACTCCGCCGCGATGGCCGACCGCATGTTCGACCGCTACCTCCCTAAGCTGTTCCCCGACGACATCGCCAGCCAGGTGATGGTCCGCACGCTAGCCCGCGAGATCATCATCGGCCACATGGGCAACGAGAAGGTCTACTCGGTCGAGGCCGGCGCGCTCCTGGTGGCCGACGGCACCGACATGACCTCCGGCCGCTCGCGGCTGGTCGGCATGCTGCACAAGGACCCTGCCGTCGGCGACATGCACAAGATCTCCGCCGACGCCTGCAAGGAGGTCCGCATCGAGCAGGGCGAGAACAAGCCGGTGGCGATCTCGATCCTGATGGACGACTACGCCGGCATCTTCCAGGTCGAGCAGGTGCTGATGCCGAAGGTCGACGCCAGCCCGATCAAGGGCTACCTCGAAATCAACGTCCGCGTGACCGATGAACCGGAACGGCGGTACCTGCGGTAG